One window from the genome of Pelodictyon luteolum DSM 273 encodes:
- a CDS encoding GIY-YIG nuclease family protein — MSIEQLSRPKRVYARHEILSRPCPVPTENGVYAWFFKTTPHAVPTDGCIVHEGMSLLYVGISPDKAGKPDSTQTLKHRVRYHYSGNAEGSTLRRSLGILLTQESGFPLRCVGSGKRMTFTHPGEAWLNEWLEENAFVAWLEHPEPWIFEDELLNTLSLPLNIKGNRHHPFAGELSALRRKAIANARALPVMAG, encoded by the coding sequence ATGAGCATTGAGCAGCTCTCTCGGCCCAAGCGGGTGTACGCCCGGCATGAAATCCTTTCAAGGCCCTGCCCCGTCCCGACCGAGAACGGCGTGTATGCATGGTTTTTCAAGACAACCCCGCACGCTGTACCAACAGACGGATGCATCGTTCACGAAGGCATGAGCCTGCTCTATGTGGGAATCTCTCCGGACAAGGCAGGAAAACCTGATTCAACACAGACATTGAAGCACAGGGTACGATACCACTACAGCGGCAATGCGGAGGGCTCGACCTTAAGGCGCTCTCTCGGCATACTCCTTACTCAGGAAAGTGGATTCCCCTTACGGTGCGTCGGCAGCGGCAAACGGATGACATTCACCCACCCCGGCGAGGCCTGGCTGAACGAATGGCTTGAAGAGAATGCATTCGTTGCATGGCTTGAACATCCAGAACCCTGGATTTTCGAGGATGAACTACTGAACACGCTCTCCCTTCCGCTGAACATCAAAGGAAACCGCCATCACCCGTTTGCCGGAGAACTGAGCGCTCTGAGGAGAAAAGCCATCGCCAATGCGCGGGCACTGCCTGTAATGGCTGGATAA
- a CDS encoding DUF2357 domain-containing protein: MPNIFQLDTSRWKLVIWTRDNATPKKTLSTALRARNRAVEAETIKLSFPLQGQESCHFDEMEIPVAEGFSEIEIPSPLCYENKDYEFEFIFKADSIPNKERPIIHRLSEIEKSFRTIGTSARGLLNFGNDIGWFRIGVHYHCEETTSTDTISFRVFPTKLDMEHDLKLIGDTIDSTYPLWRFSIAKRTEAVLARSRKKHESFELLWIAQFRSLANELAVAVRLICRSPHSRLLPEIKKLKADRLTGKTTGKLEERIKENLSEKLLEKRYHIEKRKLSFDTPENRFVKMVLTHSRKKIKLFTARTSALKSVPENATLSDSFFEELNQLAAPFEKLSAEPLFQEIGHFDGQMRESLVLQQRAGYAKVYRIWQQLKLYLDFFGSDASVSVRSVSKLYEIWCLLEIRRILLDLGFHEKSSPIRSLQTRGYEKHMDDLETFHFDRSDGMTAVLTHEPSYDGTKPREFGKIYSWTTTQRPDIFLEITLPSREKVRWIFDAKYRIDFNEDKAWPQKGVDTAPDDAINQMHRYRDALIHISQASEDGLSDKHRPIIGAFVLYPGWFEQDTTENPYGESIEEVGIGAFPLLPGQKNLWMRNFLHSQLGEAPKQEGLIQDRTDNLFLQEAVRIAPSGMKVYRHSNLILTANIYETNKGKAYVEQFEAGKAPWYHIPESTVQNHKISRYVMREMKYCAFFTKSAGGRECRYIYPIESVTLRPRREIDEYAGGPSRSCDSGLYWLIKLGTSVPALTRLTTTEKSRSFRLRLFLLNDLLKANSLEEIQEKYSCGSA, encoded by the coding sequence ATGCCGAACATCTTTCAACTAGACACCTCCAGATGGAAACTCGTCATCTGGACACGTGACAATGCAACGCCAAAAAAAACGCTCTCGACTGCGCTAAGGGCTCGAAACAGGGCGGTTGAGGCCGAAACCATAAAGCTGTCTTTTCCTCTACAGGGACAAGAATCTTGCCATTTCGATGAAATGGAAATCCCTGTTGCAGAAGGCTTTTCAGAAATAGAGATCCCCTCACCCCTCTGTTACGAAAACAAGGATTATGAGTTCGAGTTCATATTCAAGGCCGACTCTATCCCAAACAAAGAACGCCCGATCATTCACCGGCTTAGCGAAATCGAGAAGAGCTTCCGTACGATCGGGACATCCGCAAGGGGATTGCTGAACTTCGGAAACGATATCGGCTGGTTTCGGATCGGAGTGCATTATCACTGCGAAGAGACGACATCCACCGACACGATATCGTTCCGCGTCTTCCCCACCAAGCTCGACATGGAACACGATCTCAAGCTGATCGGCGATACCATCGACTCAACATACCCGCTCTGGCGTTTTTCGATCGCGAAGAGAACTGAAGCCGTATTGGCCAGGTCACGAAAAAAACACGAATCGTTCGAACTACTCTGGATTGCGCAGTTCCGCTCCCTGGCAAACGAACTGGCAGTTGCCGTTAGGCTCATTTGCCGATCTCCCCACAGCCGACTTCTTCCAGAGATAAAGAAGCTCAAGGCCGACAGGCTAACGGGTAAAACGACGGGGAAACTCGAAGAACGGATTAAAGAAAATCTCTCAGAGAAGCTTCTTGAAAAACGATATCACATCGAGAAACGAAAACTCTCCTTCGATACGCCGGAGAACCGGTTTGTCAAAATGGTGCTGACTCACTCAAGAAAAAAAATCAAACTCTTTACCGCCCGCACATCAGCCTTAAAGAGTGTTCCCGAGAACGCGACCCTTTCTGATTCTTTTTTCGAAGAACTGAACCAACTGGCAGCTCCATTTGAAAAACTCTCAGCAGAACCTCTGTTCCAAGAAATTGGGCATTTCGACGGACAAATGCGGGAATCGCTCGTACTGCAGCAGCGAGCCGGCTATGCGAAAGTCTATAGGATCTGGCAGCAACTGAAACTCTATCTGGACTTTTTCGGCAGTGATGCATCCGTATCAGTACGTTCAGTATCAAAGCTTTATGAAATCTGGTGCCTGTTAGAAATCAGACGAATCCTCCTAGATCTTGGGTTCCATGAAAAGAGTAGTCCTATCCGCTCGCTACAAACAAGAGGATACGAAAAGCATATGGATGACCTCGAAACATTCCACTTCGACCGTTCGGATGGAATGACAGCCGTTCTGACCCATGAACCCTCCTACGATGGAACCAAGCCACGAGAATTCGGTAAAATCTACTCATGGACAACAACTCAACGACCCGATATTTTTCTTGAGATCACGCTGCCATCCAGGGAAAAGGTTCGTTGGATATTTGATGCGAAATACAGAATCGATTTCAATGAAGATAAAGCCTGGCCACAGAAAGGGGTCGATACAGCACCCGATGATGCAATAAATCAGATGCACCGTTATCGTGACGCACTAATCCATATCTCACAAGCATCTGAAGATGGCTTAAGCGACAAGCACCGACCGATAATCGGCGCATTTGTCTTGTACCCTGGCTGGTTTGAACAAGACACTACTGAAAACCCGTATGGAGAGTCCATCGAAGAAGTGGGGATCGGTGCATTCCCCCTACTTCCCGGACAGAAGAATCTATGGATGAGAAACTTTTTACATAGCCAGCTTGGGGAGGCGCCGAAACAGGAAGGTCTTATACAAGACAGGACCGATAATCTATTCCTGCAAGAAGCGGTTCGCATTGCCCCTAGCGGTATGAAAGTATACCGACACAGCAACCTTATTCTCACGGCCAACATCTATGAGACAAATAAGGGAAAGGCCTATGTCGAGCAATTCGAGGCCGGAAAAGCGCCATGGTACCATATTCCCGAAAGCACCGTTCAGAACCATAAAATCTCACGATATGTTATGCGTGAAATGAAATACTGCGCATTTTTTACGAAAAGTGCAGGCGGACGCGAGTGCAGATATATCTATCCAATAGAATCTGTAACGCTTAGACCCCGGCGGGAGATTGATGAATATGCAGGAGGACCCAGCAGAAGTTGCGACTCTGGACTGTACTGGCTGATTAAACTCGGAACATCAGTTCCAGCCCTGACAAGACTCACTACCACAGAAAAATCTCGTAGTTTCCGCCTAAGGCTATTTTTGCTCAATGACTTATTGAAAGCCAACTCACTGGAAGAAATCCAGGAAAAATATAGTTGTGGTTCAGCCTGA
- a CDS encoding McrB family protein: MIQQNIERILSEYIQARNTRPFNGQDQTFHYFNTIKTELSESPEVQSRPHIQVKFSLGQGNWARVPWIALMDDRETTTTQEGVYCVFLFREDMSGIYITFNQGVTALINKLGQNDARRELHRRAQAIHPLCAPLIESNFFLNNEIDLRAGNALGTNYEHSTIAYKLYERGLVPPDDNIISDLNAILTVYDEYLRKKTTIIPPPPSPPMRPIPLAKPFLLLAGISGTGKTRFVRSQAARSNGWSAEDHRKPDNYELVAVRPDWHEPSDLLGYVSRIDGTQYVSTPFLSFLVKAWKEVFDKGGSLHQIIDGTRPFWLCLDEMNLAPVEQYFADYLSILESRKWSDEGYSSLPIIGEHLDLVMTALGGSEADVMWKAFLDNNGIPLPPNLIVAGTVNMDETTHGFSRKVIDRALTIDFPEFFPNRFEEFFEPKTEPKLLGYPTLSQIRSEKELAAVPADPGGKESVKFLTEINGILKTSPFELAYRAMNELLLAVKCFNPENEKQLTAVWDDFLMQKVLPRIEGDAEKLQYNGEDETGILDKLKELFEKRFKSKDNIEEGITSRTSTRPDLMNRSLNGGNPPECRYKSLDKIDWMQNRLRQNQYTSFWA, translated from the coding sequence ATGATTCAGCAAAACATCGAGCGCATATTATCCGAATATATCCAAGCCCGTAATACTCGGCCATTCAACGGCCAAGATCAAACCTTTCATTACTTCAATACCATAAAAACGGAGCTGTCTGAGTCTCCTGAAGTGCAATCCCGACCACACATCCAAGTAAAATTCAGTTTAGGTCAAGGGAATTGGGCTAGAGTGCCGTGGATTGCCCTGATGGATGACAGGGAAACCACAACCACTCAGGAGGGTGTATACTGTGTCTTTCTTTTTCGGGAAGACATGTCTGGCATTTACATAACTTTCAACCAAGGGGTGACGGCACTAATAAATAAACTGGGGCAAAACGATGCTCGCCGTGAACTGCATAGAAGAGCCCAGGCGATACATCCCCTCTGTGCCCCGCTCATTGAATCAAATTTTTTCCTAAATAACGAAATCGACCTACGTGCGGGTAATGCGCTTGGTACAAATTACGAGCATTCCACTATTGCTTATAAGCTATATGAACGCGGACTGGTTCCCCCTGACGACAACATCATTAGTGACCTTAACGCGATTCTAACGGTCTATGATGAGTATCTGAGAAAAAAAACAACCATCATTCCACCGCCCCCAAGCCCACCAATGCGTCCAATTCCCCTAGCAAAACCGTTCCTACTCCTGGCAGGCATTTCAGGAACAGGCAAGACTCGCTTCGTTCGGTCACAGGCTGCACGCTCAAACGGCTGGAGTGCGGAGGATCACCGTAAACCCGACAATTACGAACTGGTAGCCGTCCGTCCCGACTGGCATGAACCATCTGACTTACTCGGCTACGTAAGCCGTATAGACGGAACACAATATGTCTCCACCCCGTTTCTCTCCTTCCTTGTCAAAGCATGGAAAGAGGTTTTCGACAAGGGCGGTTCCTTGCACCAAATTATTGATGGCACACGCCCCTTTTGGCTATGCCTCGATGAAATGAACCTTGCGCCAGTCGAACAGTACTTTGCAGACTACCTTTCCATCCTCGAGTCCCGCAAATGGAGCGATGAGGGATACAGTTCGCTGCCGATTATCGGAGAGCACCTTGACCTTGTCATGACGGCTCTTGGTGGATCTGAGGCTGATGTGATGTGGAAGGCATTTCTCGATAATAACGGCATTCCACTGCCACCGAACCTTATCGTGGCCGGTACCGTAAACATGGATGAAACAACTCACGGTTTTTCCCGCAAGGTCATAGACCGAGCACTGACGATTGACTTCCCCGAATTTTTCCCGAACAGATTCGAAGAATTTTTTGAGCCAAAAACCGAGCCGAAGTTGCTCGGTTATCCCACCCTCTCCCAGATCCGCTCTGAGAAAGAACTTGCTGCCGTACCTGCTGATCCGGGAGGAAAAGAATCCGTCAAATTCCTAACGGAAATAAACGGAATTCTGAAAACCTCGCCTTTCGAACTTGCCTACCGCGCCATGAATGAACTCCTTCTGGCCGTCAAGTGCTTCAATCCCGAAAACGAAAAGCAATTGACCGCCGTGTGGGACGATTTTCTCATGCAGAAGGTTTTGCCCCGCATTGAAGGTGACGCGGAAAAGCTCCAATATAACGGAGAAGATGAAACAGGAATCCTGGATAAACTAAAAGAACTTTTCGAAAAGCGATTCAAGAGCAAGGATAACATCGAGGAGGGCATAACCTCCAGAACCTCGACCCGCCCCGATCTAATGAACCGATCACTGAACGGGGGCAATCCCCCCGAATGCAGATACAAGTCGCTCGACAAGATTGACTGGATGCAGAACCGACTAAGGCAGAATCAATACACATCATTCTGGGCATAG
- a CDS encoding helix-turn-helix transcriptional regulator: MPHPPLNADDMVQSRPPIVRMQYIDQQLRDNHYPNCSIIASYFEVSSKSIQRDIDYMRDLLHAPISYDRKKRGYYYEKEGWSYLAATTLELREAEALIATTKVLQQYQGTPYYNEVSRALDKVRQYLPESSATDHLLSAYSIEKPTHQPVEPRMFATLEDAIRCRLKVTITYRASYRAASSEAVTERTIHPYLFHYSQSLDTWYLIGYCELRKDTRTFALNRIRTLSVTERHFTVPESFSIDEYLEKTFDLVHSSEQIDVTIRFTPFQAQWIRERSWHPTQETIEHKDGSLIMKMKVGALDAVKRWLMGFGEEAEALEPQELRILLHDELSRANNLYEDVRAKGLESLPLF; the protein is encoded by the coding sequence ATGCCCCATCCACCTCTGAACGCTGATGACATGGTGCAGTCCCGCCCTCCCATAGTCCGCATGCAGTACATCGACCAGCAGCTGCGCGACAACCACTACCCGAACTGCTCAATTATTGCGAGCTACTTTGAGGTATCGAGCAAAAGCATACAGCGCGACATCGACTACATGCGCGACCTGCTCCACGCTCCCATATCCTACGACCGGAAAAAGCGGGGATACTACTATGAGAAAGAGGGATGGTCATACCTTGCCGCAACAACACTGGAGCTGAGGGAGGCAGAAGCACTGATCGCCACGACAAAAGTCCTTCAGCAGTACCAGGGGACCCCTTACTACAACGAGGTAAGCAGGGCTCTCGACAAGGTACGCCAGTACCTTCCCGAGAGCTCCGCCACAGATCACTTGCTCTCGGCATACTCCATTGAAAAACCGACACATCAGCCTGTTGAACCCCGGATGTTTGCGACACTTGAAGATGCCATCCGCTGCAGACTGAAGGTAACCATAACCTACCGCGCATCATACCGGGCCGCAAGCAGCGAAGCCGTAACGGAACGCACCATCCACCCCTACCTCTTCCATTACTCACAATCTCTCGATACCTGGTACCTCATCGGCTACTGCGAGCTCCGCAAGGACACCAGGACCTTCGCCCTGAACCGTATCCGGACCCTCTCGGTGACGGAGCGTCACTTTACCGTACCCGAATCATTCTCGATCGACGAGTACCTTGAAAAGACCTTCGATCTTGTCCACTCAAGCGAACAGATTGACGTCACCATCCGCTTCACCCCTTTTCAGGCACAGTGGATACGCGAACGAAGCTGGCACCCGACTCAAGAAACAATAGAACATAAAGACGGCTCCCTCATCATGAAGATGAAGGTCGGAGCACTTGATGCTGTGAAACGGTGGCTCATGGGGTTCGGAGAAGAAGCCGAAGCACTGGAACCGCAGGAACTGAGGATACTCCTCCATGACGAACTGAGCCGTGCAAACAATTTGTACGAGGATGTGAGGGCGAAGGGGCTGGAGTCGCTGCCGCTGTTTTAA
- a CDS encoding vWA domain-containing protein, with protein MHKDTEGYTHITVILDRSGSMDEIRDDTIGGFNAFIEEQKKGQGKATLTLVQFDTADPYEVIHSFRPIGDVPALTPETYVPRGGTPLLDALGRGINDIDRCVLAVPEAERPEHVMVAVITDGEENSSREFRKEQVEKMIKAKTAGGWTFIFLSADLNAVQEAVRLGFHQESSIPFDKSPEGVSCCMQMLSEKVSGMRSEPKADMNERIRDARKRL; from the coding sequence ATGCACAAAGACACAGAAGGGTATACACACATCACCGTCATCCTTGACCGCAGCGGTTCAATGGATGAAATCCGCGATGATACCATCGGGGGGTTCAACGCGTTCATCGAAGAGCAGAAGAAGGGGCAGGGCAAGGCCACCCTAACCCTCGTCCAGTTCGATACTGCCGATCCCTATGAGGTGATCCACAGCTTCAGGCCCATCGGGGATGTGCCGGCATTGACGCCTGAAACCTATGTCCCGCGTGGCGGTACGCCGCTGCTCGATGCATTGGGCCGCGGCATCAACGATATCGATCGGTGTGTCCTGGCGGTACCTGAAGCGGAGCGGCCGGAGCACGTCATGGTTGCCGTCATCACTGACGGAGAGGAGAACTCCAGCCGGGAGTTCAGAAAGGAGCAGGTCGAGAAGATGATCAAGGCCAAGACCGCAGGCGGCTGGACGTTCATCTTCCTCAGCGCCGACCTCAATGCAGTGCAGGAAGCCGTGCGCCTGGGGTTCCACCAGGAGTCGTCCATCCCGTTCGACAAGAGTCCGGAGGGGGTGTCCTGCTGCATGCAGATGCTGTCGGAAAAGGTGTCCGGCATGCGTTCAGAGCCGAAGGCCGATATGAATGAGCGCATCAGGGACGCGCGGAAAAGGCTGTGA
- a CDS encoding bifunctional trypsin-like peptidase domain-containing/SEL1-like repeat protein — protein sequence MKKRTAALLIVSQAVHSGGGVFWILFAILFSWPLSSLAAESKAAEVFQRVSKSVVVVHARNDSGDVLVMGSGVVLPGGTVATCHHVVSDARKITVDYAGGEYPAVVRYSDIERDICSLTVQGLKAPAVSMGSMAALAVGERVYAVGTPQGYPLTLSEGIISGFREVRGHRYMQTTAPISSGSSGGGLFDEEGLLVGMTTFFLKDAQQMNFAAPVEWLAALPEGRAGRVENKRKDEIRGIRARAELGDADAQYTLGACYSEGDGVRKDPAEAVRWYRLAARQGNADARNSLGWAYREGNGVKRDYDRALLLFRMAAEQNEQYAQNNLGLMYMNGEGVKQDNAEAFKWFCMSAAQGNGYGRCNIGEMYVKGQVVEQNYEEAMKWFRLAAEKDGNDAAYWIGWLYEEGKGVPADPDEAARWYRIAAGSTDPNGLLSIGEMYEKGLGVPGSISNAEKWYRKACRAGEKDACERLKRLAGK from the coding sequence ATGAAGAAGAGAACGGCAGCATTGCTCATTGTCTCACAAGCCGTGCATTCGGGCGGCGGAGTATTCTGGATCCTTTTCGCCATTCTCTTTTCCTGGCCGCTCTCCTCCCTTGCCGCAGAGAGCAAAGCGGCGGAGGTCTTTCAGCGGGTATCGAAAAGCGTGGTCGTCGTCCATGCCCGTAACGACAGCGGGGATGTTCTGGTGATGGGCAGCGGCGTGGTGTTGCCCGGAGGCACAGTCGCGACCTGCCACCATGTCGTGAGTGACGCCAGAAAGATCACGGTGGATTACGCGGGCGGGGAGTATCCCGCCGTTGTCCGGTATTCCGATATCGAGCGGGATATCTGTTCCCTCACGGTTCAGGGGCTGAAAGCTCCGGCGGTGTCCATGGGGAGCATGGCAGCGCTTGCTGTCGGAGAGCGGGTCTATGCCGTGGGGACGCCGCAGGGTTATCCGTTGACGCTTTCGGAAGGGATCATCTCCGGTTTCAGGGAGGTAAGAGGGCATCGCTACATGCAGACGACGGCCCCGATCTCTTCGGGATCAAGCGGCGGCGGCCTGTTCGATGAAGAGGGCCTGCTGGTCGGCATGACGACCTTTTTCCTGAAGGATGCCCAGCAGATGAATTTCGCCGCCCCTGTCGAGTGGCTTGCCGCTTTGCCGGAGGGTCGTGCCGGGAGAGTCGAAAATAAAAGGAAGGATGAAATCCGGGGGATACGGGCCCGTGCCGAACTGGGTGATGCTGACGCTCAGTATACACTGGGCGCCTGTTACTCGGAGGGGGACGGAGTCCGAAAGGATCCCGCTGAAGCTGTAAGGTGGTACCGGCTGGCTGCCCGCCAGGGCAATGCCGATGCACGGAACAGTCTCGGCTGGGCGTACCGGGAAGGCAATGGCGTGAAGCGGGATTATGATCGGGCCCTGCTGTTGTTCCGTATGGCTGCTGAGCAGAATGAGCAGTATGCACAGAATAATCTCGGCCTGATGTATATGAACGGCGAGGGTGTGAAGCAGGACAATGCCGAGGCGTTTAAATGGTTCTGCATGTCTGCCGCCCAGGGCAACGGCTACGGCCGGTGCAACATCGGAGAGATGTATGTGAAGGGCCAGGTTGTGGAGCAGAATTATGAAGAGGCCATGAAGTGGTTCCGTCTGGCTGCCGAGAAGGATGGCAATGATGCTGCGTACTGGATAGGCTGGCTCTATGAAGAGGGGAAGGGGGTACCGGCGGATCCCGATGAAGCTGCCCGATGGTATCGAATTGCGGCGGGAAGTACCGATCCCAATGGCCTGCTCTCAATCGGGGAGATGTATGAAAAAGGCCTCGGGGTTCCGGGCAGCATATCGAACGCCGAAAAATGGTACAGGAAGGCTTGCCGTGCGGGTGAAAAAGATGCATGCGAAAGGCTGAAACGACTGGCCGGGAAATAG
- a CDS encoding helix-turn-helix transcriptional regulator, translating into MSTRAELEQVHAGLKKDSAEKAEEIERATQNPGGARAELTQLLDAIYGADIPTDLKRPMTDLLVRLSEHEQLEERFDTLLTNADTAFLKKLQAAHPNLTPREATVCLFVKLGYDTREIARRRGITTRGMESIRYRLHKKIGRGKHQALKTYLSGL; encoded by the coding sequence ATGAGCACCAGAGCGGAACTCGAACAGGTACACGCCGGACTGAAAAAAGACTCAGCAGAAAAAGCTGAAGAGATCGAGCGTGCCACACAGAACCCCGGCGGAGCAAGAGCAGAGCTCACCCAGCTGCTCGACGCCATCTATGGGGCCGATATTCCAACCGACCTCAAGCGCCCGATGACAGACCTCCTGGTGCGGCTGAGCGAGCATGAACAGCTTGAAGAACGGTTCGACACCCTCCTGACCAATGCGGACACTGCATTCCTCAAGAAGCTTCAGGCAGCACACCCGAACCTTACGCCGAGGGAGGCAACGGTCTGCCTCTTCGTGAAACTCGGCTACGATACCCGGGAAATCGCACGGCGCAGAGGAATCACAACACGCGGGATGGAAAGCATCCGCTACCGCCTCCACAAGAAGATCGGAAGGGGAAAACACCAGGCGCTGAAGACCTATCTGTCAGGGCTGTAG
- a CDS encoding PEGA domain-containing protein yields the protein MKRTIITALLLGFIAPCFSGCATIMDGSSQNLGISSTPTGAGVTVDGRNIGTTPLTVDLKRKDNHTVKIALAGHYPYEMTITKKSNGWVWGNIVFGGLVGLAVDAISGSMYKLNPEQLNAELRKSDRASVTVQDNTIVVALTRTPDQSWEKIGELKHM from the coding sequence ATGAAAAGGACAATCATTACAGCATTACTGCTGGGCTTTATCGCACCGTGTTTTTCGGGATGCGCAACCATCATGGATGGTTCTTCGCAGAATCTCGGCATCTCCAGCACGCCGACCGGAGCAGGTGTTACGGTTGACGGAAGAAATATCGGCACGACTCCCCTTACCGTTGATTTGAAAAGAAAGGACAACCATACGGTAAAGATTGCGCTTGCCGGTCATTATCCGTATGAAATGACCATCACGAAAAAATCAAACGGATGGGTATGGGGCAATATCGTCTTCGGCGGATTGGTCGGATTGGCTGTGGACGCCATCAGCGGCTCGATGTACAAGCTGAACCCGGAGCAGCTCAATGCTGAACTCCGCAAGTCTGATCGTGCTTCTGTCACGGTGCAGGATAACACCATTGTTGTTGCCCTCACACGGACTCCGGATCAGTCCTGGGAAAAGATCGGCGAACTCAAGCACATGTAA